In Deltaproteobacteria bacterium, the genomic window GGCCTGGAGCAGCGTCGTCCTCTTCTTCAATTCGTACATGCCCGGCTTCATCACCTCGCCGAGGATGAATATCTTGTAACTGTTGACCGACTTGACGATGACCGAAGCCACGACCGTCTCCTGGTACTCCTTGAGGCGCTCGATGATGGCCCGGCGCAACTCGGCCGGCGTCCTTCCGGCGGCCCGCACATCGCCGATGAGCGGAAGCGAGATCATGCCGTCGGGCCGGACGATCACCTCCTTCGAGAGTTCGGCGTTCTTCCATACCGATATCTCGAGAACGTCCTCGGGCCCTATGAGGTACTTCTGGGTCTGGGCCGAGACGACGCTCTCGATGGAATACTCTGGTTCGGCGCCGTACTGGCCGTTCTCGGCCCTGGCGGCCGCCGCCAGCACGAGG contains:
- a CDS encoding polysaccharide export protein — its product is MWTPWGWAAPSGWSGPGGSAAHAWPWALSSSTTVKPGYHLTNPKEVPSMFQTASQRLFPKLSVLSCALLVLAAAARAENGQYGAEPEYSIESVVSAQTQKYLIGPEDVLEISVWKNAELSKEVIVRPDGMISLPLIGDVRAAGRTPAELRRAIIERLKEYQETVVASVIVKSVNSYKIFILGEVMKPGMYELKKRTTLLQAIAVAGGFNQFASKNKIVVIRERIEGGREQKINVRFDDIVYKDDDNTKNLVLMPGDTIFVP